One stretch of Brettanomyces nanus chromosome 4, complete sequence DNA includes these proteins:
- the HEM2 gene encoding Aminolevulinate dehydratase (BUSCO:EOG09342PJL), producing the protein MTHTAEYLPAHEIDISSILQGGYNTPLARTWQHERQLSKNMFIYPLFISDRPDEEQPIPSLPHISRYGVNKVVPYVASLVKKGLRAVILFGVLLDTPKDPEGTCADDPNGPVIQAVKVLREEFPDLFVMCDVCLCEYTSHGHCGILYEDGSLNNEMSIRRIAAVAVNYARAGAHCVAPSDMMDGRIKAVKQGLADAGLAHKVFVMSYAAKFSGNLYGPFRDAADSCPAHGDRKCYQLPSGGAGLARRAMKRDMREGTDAIIVKPSTFYLDIVRDASHICEDYPVCAYHVSGEYAMLFAAAEKGVVDLKTIAFEAHYGFLRAGARLIISYFTPYFLDWLDEAEPIPM; encoded by the coding sequence ATGACCCACACTGCCGAATATCTTCCCGCTCACGAAATTgatatctcttccattcttcAAGGTGGATATAACACTCCTCTTGCCAGAACATGGCAACACGAGCGCCAGCTCTCGAAGAATATGTTCATCTATCCATTATTCATCTCTGATAGACCAGACGAGGAGCAACCTATTCCATCCCTTCCACATATTTCTAGATACGGTGTCAATAAGGTGGTTCCTTATGTTGCCTCTTTGGTTAAAAAGGGTCTTCGTGCCGTGATTTTATTTGGTGTTCTATTGGATACCCCCAAAGACCCAGAAGGAACTTGTGCTGATGATCCTAATGGACCGGTTATCCAGGCTGTTAAGGTTTTGCGGGAAGAATTCCCTGACTTGTTTGTCATGTGTGATGTCTGTCTCTGCGAATATACTTCTCACGGTCATTGTGGTATCCTCTACGAGGACGGCTCCCTTAACAACGAGATGTCCATCAGACGTATCGCCGCCGTTGCCGTTAACTATGCCAGAGCTGGTGCTCATTGTGTCGCGCCTTCTGACATGATGGATGGTCGTATCAAAGCTGTCAAACAAGGTTTAGCCGATGCTGGCTTGGCTCATAAGGTATTTGTCATGTCTTATGCAGCCAAGTTCAGTGGTAACTTGTATGGACCTTTTAGAGATGCTGCAGACTCTTGCCCTGCTCATGGTGACAGAAAGTGTTATCAGTTGCCTTCCGGTGGTGCCGGTTTAGCTAGAAGGGCCATGAAAAGAGACATGCGCGAAGGTACAGATGCTATCATCGTCAAGCCTTCCACTTTCTACTTGGATATTGTCAGAGATGCTTCTCATATTTGTGAGGATTACCCTGTCTGCGCCTACCATGTCTCTGGTGAGTATGCCATGTTGTTTGCTGCCGCTGAAAAGGGTGTTGTCGATTTAAAGACCATCGCTTTTGAGGCTCACTACGGTTTCCTTAGAGCCGGTGCCAGATTGATTATCTCCTACTTCACTCCATACTTCTTGGATTGGCTAGATGAGGCTGAACCTATTCCAATGTAA
- a CDS encoding uncharacterized protein (EggNog:ENOG41), translated as MASRLTPEGLHLQRMDSSNYTAAHAGVQSLGRSRTSQLSKEVAEAKIVSQVGDATAPVGDMAASDGALGTREKVDPPQRNSEPTFEPTLEPTLEPTLEPTLEPTLEPTLEPTHESTHESTLEPTHESTFKNLSLSESPSKALSKSQQIDKPLYSLKSVVPTIQNAEDMVPDVGDPSNDQNPLYSNIHFSQSSSHDNNVDVQRFDIARKMKAKKEADRALREPKTASPPGPASNSVPANKKASPHNLAIHEGDSSLQCDHPLPTKKRLSKIEAPKVRRHSEFPVVGGSPVVGMAPSAALPIRPATILNNASASVSYGISSSVPVASTRSIEAHLPPRRPASPFKDSSNIDLKQINGQRRPMYTPAVLRSTTTLTDVDVSSPDSVEGCSGRPRLVSSSSTSSMASTNSIASYWSYLRGGFEGNSSSLGVQREDWGPTRAHWKPDPSYFSCHGCGKVFNYMTPSRRKHHCRYCGELFCGDCLKNYIYLDKDAKFAIFGSHTSDKKYLCKVCFPCAQKYEQFVKDHATRDHNLGSNTSSNDYERSKNVTSRRGTITSNNAGSTNVIPPDWDWSSF; from the coding sequence ATGGCCTCAAGACTCACACCAGAAGGTCTTCATCTGCAGCGTATGGATAGCAGCAATTACACAGCTGCTCATGCTGGGGTTCAGAGTTTGGGGCGTTCTAGAACGTCACAGTTAAGTAAAGAGGTAGCAGAAGCGAAGATTGTCTCCCAAGTGGGAGATGCTACAGCACCTGTTGGTGATATGGCGGCTTCCGATGGAGCTTTAGGGACAAGAGAAAAGGTAGACCCGCCTCAGCGAAACTCAGAGCCAACTTTCGAGCCAACACTTGAGCCCACGCTTGAGCCCACGCTTGAGCCCACGCTTGAGCCCACGCTTGAGCCAACACTTGAGCCAACACATGAGTCAACACATGAGTCAACACTTGAGCCAACACATGAATCAACATTCAAAAACTTGTCTTTATCAGAGTCTCCATCCAAGGCTCTTTCGAAGTCTCAACAAATAGATAAGCCCCTCTACAGCTTGAAATCGGTGGTCCCGACTATTCAGAACGCCGAAGATATGGTGCCCGATGTGGGGGACCCGTCGAATGATCAGAACCCGCTTTATTCTAACATTCATTTTTCACAGTCTTCGTCTCATGATAATAACGTCGATGTGCAAAGATTCGATATAGCGAGAAAAATGAAGGCCAAAAAGGAGGCAGATAGAGCTCTGAGGGAGCCTAAAACGGCCTCTCCACCAGGGCCAGCCAGCAATAGTGTTCCTGCAAATAAGAAAGCTTCTCCTCATAATTTAGCCATCCATGAAGgtgattcttctctccaGTGTGATCACCCTTTACCTACTAAGAAGAGACTTTCAAAAATAGAGGCTCCTAAGGTTCGTAGGCATTCAGAGTTCCCAGTGGTCGGAGGTTCTCCAGTTGTTGGAATGGCTCCCTCAGCAGCATTACCTATACGTCCTGCTACTATTCTGAATAATGCTTCGGCCTCGGTCTCTTATGGTATTTCATCGAGTGTTCCTGTTGCCTCAACGAGATCCATAGAAGCTCATTTGCCTCCACGGAGGCCTGCTTCTCCCTTCAAGGACTCTTCAAATATTGACTTGAAGCAGATCAACGGTCAGAGGAGGCCAATGTATACACCTGCGGTACTCAGGTCTACCACCACACTCACAGATGTTGATGTTTCGAGCCCTGATAGTGTTGAAGGATGTTCGGGTAGGCCTCGGTTGGTTTCATCAAgttccacttcttcaatggcttctACTAATTCCATAGCATCTTATTGGAGCTATCTTCGCGGTGGCTTTGAAGGcaattcatcttctcttggcGTTCAAAGAGAGGATTGGGGACCTACAAGAGCTCATTGGAAGCCGGACCCATCATATTTCAGTTGCCATGGCTGCGGAAAAGTGTTCAACTACATGACCCCCTCAAGACGAAAACATCATTGTCGATATTGTGGCGAGTTGTTTTGTGGGGATTGCCTCAAGAACTACATATATCTTGATAAGGATGCCAAATTTGCTATCTTCGGCTCACATACCAGTGATAAGAAATATCTCTGTAAAGTGTGTTTCCCATGTGCTCAGAAATATGAGCAGTTTGTTAAAGATCATGCCACTAGAGATCATAACTTGGGTTCCAATACGTCGTCTAATGACTACGAAAGAAGTAAAAACGTGACCAGTCGCAGGGGAACGATAACCAGCAATAATGCCGGTAGTACCAACGTGATTCCTCCTGATTGGGATTGGAGCTCATTTTAA
- a CDS encoding uncharacterized protein (EggNog:ENOG41) produces MSESTKNTPNSTAEWLLYLTDGQKPDEVYEKAADSTLFDVAEGSQVWSLYYQRIISSNTACNSDKLNEIWLKRLAIPSLNIDQLYSEYSKFVSQNYSQEEYVIKMQEARAIESKAEKLTSKLERFELKIAENANEPRIWKEYLNYCHFKLTKSEYSLELTRAVFRRMMILSRGHQWYHIWRRYASMGVEVDLNWFYTQMAQRHPQESDIIKLIMHECSADITKIVEYYDTLFILKPEEPDNTRRNLEGLIWRLNRVERSSEFVHKSMPRLVHLIFRWCQGLDLRDVERCCLETLRRYESVEELWKLANEYLDDSEKSTSSNGDDWAYCLDILMSFDDGSYTMRLFDECSRVIKHITECKGLLSRWNMFRTIYVTEDRVYPMDEASQNVEAKVESYPEMKKRPRINNLSVALQEGREIYITDISFEATEETIREIFSDFGEIEMVKLPFKKNRGIKNIFNDGYGYVSYETAEAAAEAVRILNGKAIKGREIRVVKAEMDKVNTSLRKRTKKFDTARSISVLNIPSMVGTEKLKEILEQVGKITNYKEDRKIDGAVVEFSNQKESGMAALRLDGVKIEGSERPLKIGEISSFRKAGGRI; encoded by the coding sequence ATGTCCGAGTCCACCAAAAATACCCCCAACTCAACCGCCGAATGGTTACTTTATCTAACTGATGGCCAGAAACCAGATGAAGTCTACGAAAAAGCGGCTGATTCTACTCTATTCGACGTTGCCGAAGGATCTCAGGTATGGAGCCTTTACTATCAGCGTATTATTTCCTCGAATACTGCCTGCAATTCTGATAAACTGAATGAAATATGGCTCAAAAGGCTTGCGATTCCCTCATTGAATATTGATCAGCTTTATAGTGAGTATTCTAAATTCGTTAGTCAGAACTATTCGCAGGAAGAATATGTCATTAAGATGCAAGAAGCCCGAGCTATCGAGTCAAAGGCGGAGAAATTGACCTCCAAATTGGAAAGATTTGAGTTAAAAATAGCAGAGAATGCCAATGAGCCGAGGATCTGGAAGGAGTATCTCAATTATTGCCACTTTAAGTTAACAAAATCAGAGTACTCGTTGGAATTAACCAGGGCCGTGTTTCGTAGGATGATGATCCTTAGCAGAGGACATCAATGGTACCatatttggaggagatATGCATCTATGGGCGTCGAGGTCGATCTGAATTGGTTTTATACGCAGATGGCACAAAGGCATCCCCAGGAATCAGATATCATCAAACTTATTATGCATGAATGTTCAGCCGATATCACTAAAATCGTTGAGTACTACGATactctttttattttaAAGCCAGAAGAACCAGATAATACGAGGAGAAACCTTGAGGGATTGATTTGGAGACTTAACAGAGTCGAGCGGTCTTCAGAATTCGTCCATAAGTCAATGCCTCGACTGGTGCATTTAATATTCAGGTGGTGCCAAGGATTGGATTTGAGAGACGTCGAGCGATGCTGCTTGGAAACATTGAGGAGGTATGAGTCTGTGGAGGAACTTTGGAAACTGGCTAATGAGTATCTAGATGATTCTGAGAAATCCACCAGTTCAAATGGAGATGATTGGGCTTATTGTCTTGACATTTTGATGAgctttgatgatggtagTTATACTATGAGACTATTTGATGAATGTTCGAGAGTAATAAAACATATTACTGAATGTAAAGGACTTTTATCGAGATGGAATATGTTTCGTACAATTTACGTGACCGAGGATCGGGTCTATCCGATGGACGAGGCCAGTCAAAATGTTGAAGCAAAAGTAGAGAGCTATCCGGAGATGAAAAAACGACCACGCATAAACAATTTATCTGTGGCATTgcaagaaggaagagaaatttACATTACAGATATCAGTTTTGAGGCCACAGAAGAAACTATTAGGGAGATCTTTAGTGATTTCggagaaattgaaatgGTGAAACTACCGTTCAAGAAAAATCGTGGTATCAAGAATATATTTAACGATGGCTATGGCTATGTGTCATACGAGACTGCAGAAGCTGCCGCTGAAGCAGTAAGAATATTGAATGGAAAGGCTATTAAGGGAAGAGAGATTCGGGTGGTTAAGGCAGAGATGGACAAAGTTAATACAAGTTTACGGAAAAGAACCAAAAAATTTGATACTGCCAGGAGTATCTCAGTCCTGAATATTCCCAGCATGGTAGGTAcggagaagttgaaagagattttgGAACAAGTGGGAAAAATTACCAATTATAAGGAAGACAGGAAAATTGATGGAGCAGTAGTGGAATTTTCCAATCAAAAGGAGAGTGGGATGGCAGCATTAAGATTGGATGGAGTGAAGATAGAAGGTAGTGAAAGGCCTTTGAAAATAGGTGAGATAAGTTCATTTCGCAAGGCCGGCGGAAGAATCTAA
- a CDS encoding uncharacterized protein (BUSCO:EOG09340MIJ), producing MASKLQNKSSVSQPVSDWTFEQALLLLREEKQGPREDKMLNHCLDLFLGANSDVFTQSALAFIVKNTGSISLTSSKGFTIRGVQYDNDLSNVDIEYAKEISQMLSINPMETLRIMVAASKRIPDTHPLRLTEEDSKFWLLDSDKTEAMSYYTSRILREQRTIIRICILLIKEKRIASTTANSEKISASLMSNGYKLIESQLDFVEFIANQILHRCSENSLDKLVRQEYYLILLDLLNYLSYSILASKRGFTKPTVARWFGIMEKTGNLSNITKKMDSKEMASTMEGLATVISILFLDLDFNFGSLEDDSSFMNDPQDMSTITSSILNTVANPIVLYAWAIVLHRKHTVLSSELDHPKTKAFITKFQSLESIESTFISLAEEAARLNVSSALLKCHKLLSYDNVYCNILASFAVASVPYVKMADEITSGIAEIMSTASDDVVKRFFDNSASEDMLSLARAKMPLSLRSFIALVSINTNLALEEFQTISSYMQVFSQSEFCYKYAIDDENPDLIKLIRDVDVFPPYENGKELSLLLREGTKAQILPGGGGVNKDKIVVAFIYEYSGWALLGRVLKNLSTRLDDDVEKLLLLTQSFELLAKVFKEADKATVDNVIYALNAFVGENDIIEIVFRILDQALVLRTVKLLSSCMKFVCSLTCKGYSYRVWSYLYKSNLLGLQPNGGLAATVMGTTEMVSGEFTFTLSLLELSELLVRDCIRIDAKVSRKLKAQVLDRLLAHFVQLFENFTNWKYLLSHQRLQIGCLCVGIFNMILKSLYGVDDQTELDKRVNGTFFLASKRIIGSFLVYDSSVPRSIKPLAALIDSTASSYTDPISSDLCGLWWSRWFQDSFHFCSTLIKVRSVTKSATLSSLELALYARLPNLVNIYLNNMDKRQLIVEILTNLVGAKCNSEPPSLLTHLRQTHTEILLRCLSIDMSSKAETYGLKIALYDLFSSVMEGGQEGLSIVFITGRDIKDSLQNPSKNSHKAFSLLRILKQDVSIIRQYPSNVAIHMADAIALAFSSWTSAEQQADDTQFVSQLLDKLDDFPKSAVSGSCADPTAFISYCYEVRLLSKLAEILSLYLFVLKNTQSKRLILKRLNESSFIDHLASKFKVVGYKEFLQEAVKDRFHSVWPQFQLSQFIRASGYKEHRFGLESVYSFPLLEMLLGTSEQWPSIKHEIADASVNTQYFSVQVSVAKSFAALITCICKVDGKNMNPGYLQVAESLLRACDEEGVPSQLFQDLFRVRIELAFYICLSFSKRVNFKVDSGTLLNVIISASRLLDSKEIGLLQSLLNMKVSYYKPLLRILLICLDLVPSEFNVVEFSATFCDIYSEILCRATKLLFDSIRTNALASPKAELGSSRLIAKQVDDVILVMKMFKSFLRLNLPEDLQHSVANATINTGAYRSLASLYSVSHLIKVNDEEIFADFALMFIYELVRNKTVAHSLVRNGLFTVLIESPISVRIQAGNAKPYPISMSRLQHLWADGLLPIVLTVMGYFGDTVLAEACLFVTAFEKQINSTIQAWYETDSPISTKFIEETSQIILLAKALNSLDAYNYIRNSAITEDTSELVRLVPGLDTEVERHKLSIALSYLISHPKYLTLRIVPSSAEEQRTLQSDDSMKFTEEVVCLLKELKSSLE from the coding sequence ATGGCATCGAAATTGCAGAATAAATCGTCTGTTAGTCAGCCTGTATCTGATTGGACGTTTGAACAGGCGCTTCTACTTCTtcgagaagagaagcaagGGCCTAGAGAGGACAAGATGTTGAATCATTGTTTGGACTTGTTCCTCGGTGCCAATTCAGATGTATTTACCCAATCGGCCCTTGCATTTATCGTGAAAAATACGGGTAGTATATCATTAACTTCGTCCAAGGGCTTCACTATCAGAGGTGTTCAGTATGACAATGACTTGTCTAATGTTGACATCGAATACGCAAAGGAAATCTCCCAAATGTTGAGTATAAATCCTATGGAAACTCTTCGGATTATGGTGGCAGCATCAAAAAGAATTCCGGACACTCATCCTCTTCGTTTGACTGAAGAGGATTCGAAGTTTTGGCTCTTGGACTCGGATAAAACTGAAGCAATGTCTTATTACACCAGTCGAATACTACGAGAGCAGCGAACTATAATTAGAATTTGCATTTTGCTaataaaggagaagaggatTGCTTCGACTACGGCCAATTCAGAAAAGATCTCTGCCTCGTTGATGTCCAATGGTTACAAATTGATAGAGTCACAGCTCGATTTTGTTGAATTTATAGCGAATCAGATACTACACAGATGCAGTGAAAATTCGTTGGATAAGCTAGTACGTCAAGAGTATTATCTAATATTGTTGGACCTTCTTAACTATTTAAGCTATTCAATTTTAGCTTCGAAACGTGGGTTTACGAAGCCTACAGTTGCACGTTGGTTTGGGATCATGGAGAAGACAGGTAATCTTTCTAATATaaccaagaagatggataGTAAGGAAATGGCCTCAACTATGGAAGGCCTTGCCACTGTGATatccattctctttctcgATTTGGACTTCAATTTTGGctctcttgaagatgattcatCTTTCATGAATGATCCTCAAGATATGTCGACGATTACTAGCTCCATTTTAAACACTGTAGCTAACCCCATTGTTTTGTATGCTTGGGCCATTGTTCTTCATAGAAAGCATACGGTGCTATCTTCGGAATTAGATCATCCCAAAACCAAAGCGTTCATTACTAAATTTCAATCTTTAGAGTCTATTGAGAGCACTTTCATCTCACTTGCAGAAGAGGCAGCCAGATTGAACGTCTCTTCAGCACTATTGAAGTGTCACAAATTGCTTTCTTATGACAACGTCTACTGCAATATCTTGGCATCTTTTGCCGTGGCATCTGTTCCATACGTCAAAATGGCAGATGAAATAACTTCTGGTATTGCTGAGATTATGTCTACTGCTTCAGACGATGTGGTTAAGCGATTCTTCGACAATTCAGCCTCTGAAGATATGCTTTCATTGGCCAGAGCTAAGATGCCTCTCTCCTTGAGATCCTTCATTGCTCTCGTGAGTATCAATACCAATTTGGCATTAGAAGAGTTTCAAACTATTTCTTCGTACATGCAAGTATTCTCACAGAGCGAGTTTTGCTATAAGTATGCGATAGATGATGAGAATCCTGATTTAATTAAGCTTATACGAGATGTCGATGTGTTCCCTCCATATGAGAACGGCAAGGAGTTATCTTTACTTCTAAGAGAGGGTACTAAAGCTCAGATTCTTCCTGGAGGAGGCGGTGTCAATAAGGATAAAATTGTTGTCGCTTTCATTTATGAGTATTCCGGTTGGGCATTATTAGGCCGTGTCCTTAAGAATTTGTCTACTCGTCtggatgatgatgtggAGAAGCTTCTACTGCTCACTCAAAGTTTCGAGTTGTTAGCCAAAGTGTTTAAAGAGGCAGATAAAGCTACTGTCGACAACGTTATCTACGCATTGAATGCTTTTGTTGGTGAAAATGATATTATCGAAATTGTTTTCCGCATTCTTGATCAAGCATTGGTGCTCAGAACTGTAAAACTCCTCTCCAGCTGTATGAAGTTTGTGTGCTCCCTCACCTGTAAAGGATATTCTTATCGCGTGTGGTCCTATTTGTACAAATCCAATCTCTTGGGCCTCCAGCCGAATGGAGGACTTGCGGCCACCGTAATGGGCACCACAGAAATGGTTTCCGGCGAGTTCACGTtcactctttctcttcttgagcTCTCAGAATTGCTTGTTAGAGACTGTATTCGGATTGACGCTAAGGTGTCAAGAAAACTCAAAGCTCAGGTTCTTGATCGACTTCTGGCCCATTTTGTTCAGCTATTTGAAAACTTCACCAATTGGAAGTATCTTTTGTCCCACCAGCGTCTTCAGATCGGATGTCTTTGTGTGGGGATATTCAATATGATTCTTAAGTCATTATATGGAGTTGACGACCAAACTGAGTTGGACAAAAGAGTTAATGGAACATTTTTCTTGGCCTCTAAAAGAATTATAGGTTCGTTTCTTGTTTACGATTCTTCTGTCCCTCGTTCCATTAAGCCTTTAGCTGCACTCATCGATTCAACTGCTTCGTCTTACACAGATCCTATTTCTAGTGATCTCTGTGGACTATGGTGGTCACGTTGGTTCCAAGACTcatttcatttttgttCGACCCTTATCAAGGTGCGTTCGGTTACAAAGTCAGCCACTTTATCTTCCCTAGAATTGGCTCTCTATGCCAGACTTCCTAATTTGGTGAATATATATCTCAACAATATGGACAAGCGTCAACTCATTGTTGAAATACTTACCAATCTTGTCGGTGCTAAATGCAATAGTGAGCCTCCATCTCTGCTAACTCATCTTCGCCAAACGCATACGGAAATTCTTCTTAGATGTCTGAGCATTGATATGTCTAGCAAAGCAGAGACCTATGGGTTGAAAATTGCGTTGTATGATTTATTCTCTTCCGTCATGGAAGGAGGTCAAGAGGGACTTTCTATTGTGTTTATTACTGGTCGTGATATCAAGGATTCGCTGCAGAATCCATCGAAGAACAGTCATAAGGCTTTTTCCTTACTCAGGATCTTGAAACAAGATGTGTCTATTATCAGACAGTACCCCTCCAATGTGGCTATTCACATGGCAGATGCAATTGCTTTGGCTTTCAGTTCGTGGACTTCTGCGGAGCAGCAGGCTGACGATACTCAATTTGTGAGCCAACTACTCGACAAGCTCGACGACTTTCCCAAATCTGCCGTCTCGGGAAGCTGTGCAGATCCTACTGCTTTTATCAGCTACTGTTATGAAGTAAGATTACTTTCCAAGTTGGCTGAGATTTTATCTCTTTACTTATTTGTTTTAAAGAACACTCAGTCCAAGCGGCTGATTCTTAAAAGGCTGAACGAGTCTTCTTTTATTGATCATTTGGCATCAAAATTCAAAGTTGTTGGTTACAAAGAGTTTCTTCAGGAAGCCGTTAAAGATAGGTTCCACAGTGTCTGGCCTCAGTTCCAGCTCAGCCAGTTTATAAGAGCTTCGGGTTACAAAGAGCATCGGTTTGGACTGGAATCTGTGTACTCTTTCCCGCTGCTGGAAATGCTTTTGGGCACCAGCGAACAATGGCCTTCCATCAAACACGAGATAGCTGATGCCAGTGTGAACACCCAGTATTTCTCCGTACAGGTCTCTGTCGCTAAATCTTTTGCCGCTCTAATCACCTGCATTTGCAAGGTTGATGGTAAAAATATGAATCCTGGATATTTGCAGGTTGCTGAATCGTTGCTAAGAGCCTGCGACGAAGAAGGTGTTCCTTCACAGCTGTTTCAGGACTTGTTCCGTGTGAGAATTGAGTTAGCTTTTTATATATGCCTTTCGTTCTCGAAGCGAGTCAATTTCAAGGTTGACAGCGGGACTTTACTCAACGTTATTATTTCTGCATCACGCTTATTGgattccaaagagattggaCTTTTACAGAGCTTGCTCAATATGAAGGTTTCATATTACAAACCACTCTTGCGAATCTTGCTCATCTGTCTTGATCTGGTTCCCAGCGAATTCAATGTGGTGGAGTTTTCTGCTACTTTTTGTGACATCTACAGCGAGATTCTATGCCGTGCTACCAAACTGCTTTTTGATAGTATTAGAACTAATGCCTTGGCCTCTCCTAAAGCTGAGCTAGGCAGTTCGCGGCTTATAGCTAAACAGGTGGACGATGTGATTTTggtaatgaagatgtttAAATCCTTTTTGAGGTTGAACCTCCCGGAAGATCTTCAACACAGTGTGGCCAATGCTACTATAAACACGGGAGCTTATAGATCCCTTGCCTCTCTGTATTCTGTGAGTCACTTGATCAAAGTTAATGACGAAGAAATTTTTGCCGATTTTGCACTTATGTTTATCTATGAATTAGTGCGTAACAAGACTGTTGCCCATAGTCTTGTTCGAAATGGATTGTTCACAGTTCTTATTGAGTCGCCAATATCTGTGCGTATTCAGGCTGGCAATGCCAAACCGTATCCAATTTCCATGTCGAGATTGCAGCATTTATGGGCGGATGGATTGCTACCTATTGTTTTAACCGTGATGGGCTACTTTGGAGACACCGTTCTTGCAGAGGCTTGTCTTTTTGTTACAGCTTTTGAAAAGCAGATTAACAGTACAATTCAGGCATGGTATGAAACGGATTCACCGATCAGTACCAAGTTTATTGAGGAAACTTCCCAGATTATCCTTCTGGCCAAGGCCTTAAACTCTTTGGATGCCTATAATTACATAAGAAACTCTGCCATTACCGAAGATACTTCTGAGTTGGTTAGATTGGTGCCTGGCCTAGATACCGAAGTGGAGAGACACAAGCTTTCGATTGCATTGAGTTACTTGATATCGCATCCAAAGTACCTTACTTTACGCATAGTTCCTTCGAGTGCAGAGGAACAGAGAACATTACAATCCGATGATAGCATGAAGTTcacagaagaagttgtctGTTTGTTGAAGGAACTCAAGAGTTCATTAGAGTAG
- a CDS encoding uncharacterized protein (BUSCO:EOG093446Y3): protein MDSKQYLRRYGWKEGEALQQGGLQKPLLVKHKYDLKGVGQDSKDGEVWWERLFDGQLKALDVSNVNGKIGQECIRGIMPTMFNSNAGNVVASGMEKSESPLYRMFVLGEVLEGTMEKSKGRKMQKTDAVTVATEEISEIKEKKSRLVFFDVSFDETTHSHKRRHEKEKKCKRKHKLARVHEHVHEHHKQKSKHKHEHHHKHK from the coding sequence ATGGACTCGAAGCAGTACTTACGACGATACGgatggaaagaaggtgaagcaTTACAACAGGGGGGGCTTCAGAAACCTTTGTTGGTGAAACATAAATACGATTTGAAAGGAGTGGGTCAAGACTCTAAGGATGGAGAAGTATGGTGGGAGAGATTATTTGATGGCCAGCTAAAGGCTTTAGATGTGAGCAATGTAAATGGAAAGATAGGACAGGAATGCATTAGGGGAATAATGCCCACGATGTTCAATTCAAATGCGGGTAACGTGGTTGCCAGTGGGATGGAGAAGTCAGAGTCTCCACTATACAGGATGTTTGTCCTTGGAGAAGTACTGGAGGGAACTATGGAAAAGAGTAAAGGTAgaaaaatgcagaagaCTGACGCTGTGACGGTAGCTACCGAAGAAATATCTGAGattaaagagaagaaaagcagGCTAGTTTTTTTCGATGTGTCATTTGACGAGACAACGCACAGTCATAAACGGAGGCacgagaaggagaagaagtgCAAGCGTAAGCATAAGCTTGCGCGTGTGCATGAGCATGTGCATGAGCATCATAAGCAGAAGAGCAAGCACAAGCACGAGCATCACCACAAGCATAAATAA